Proteins encoded together in one Pseudomonas sp. ADAK13 window:
- the gstA gene encoding glutathione transferase GstA, with protein MKLYFSPNACSLASHIVLRELALPFELIRVDNQKKLTADGDDFLQINPKGYVAALQLDNGEVLTEGAAILQYLADQVPAAGLAPVNGSWERVRLQEWLNFVSSEIHGGLGVLFKDAIPDDVKALFKATLFKRFAILVQTLERQDYLLGAHYSVADAYLFVVLRWAGFFDIDLQQWPALARFQQRIGERPAVIAALAAENP; from the coding sequence ATGAAGCTGTATTTTTCCCCGAATGCCTGTTCCCTCGCCTCCCATATCGTGCTGCGGGAATTGGCCCTGCCGTTTGAATTGATTCGCGTCGACAACCAGAAAAAGCTCACGGCTGACGGTGATGATTTCTTGCAGATCAACCCCAAGGGCTACGTGGCAGCGCTGCAACTGGACAACGGCGAGGTGCTGACCGAAGGCGCCGCCATCCTGCAGTACCTGGCCGACCAAGTGCCGGCGGCGGGCCTGGCACCGGTCAATGGCAGTTGGGAGCGGGTGCGTTTGCAGGAGTGGCTGAACTTTGTCTCCAGCGAGATTCATGGCGGGCTGGGGGTGCTGTTCAAGGACGCGATTCCAGATGACGTGAAGGCGCTGTTCAAGGCCACGCTGTTCAAGCGGTTTGCGATTCTGGTGCAGACCCTGGAGCGTCAGGATTACCTGCTGGGCGCGCACTACTCGGTGGCGGATGCATACCTGTTTGTGGTGCTGCGCTGGGCGGGGTTCTTTGATATCGACTTGCAGCAGTGGCCGGCGCTGGCGAGATTTCAACAGCGGATCGGTGAACGCCCGGCAGTGATTGCCGCCCTGGCCGCTGAAAATCCATGA
- a CDS encoding LysR family transcriptional regulator — MMNLMHWRLLVAVADNGSITAASERVGMTQSAASQAMAAMEANLGAQLFVREARQTVPTALGLQVIEQARVMLGALQAIRTTVDEARPMLRGTIRIASFPMVLAVFLPPLLRRFNQLYPGIEVTALEVTDDEVNTLLDANLIDLGVVLNPPSERNAAVLGRDNWVAVLPMAHVLSRRPAQATVTLEELVEQPFVLATGGCTVNARSLAQEAGLVLREVRVEVREWNSAFSLVREGVGVTLVPEMTLPAQRHGLRIMPLAEPVHREFALVTSRHQSPSAAVNALLQMLAD, encoded by the coding sequence ATGATGAACCTGATGCACTGGCGCCTGTTGGTGGCTGTGGCGGACAACGGCAGTATCACCGCCGCCTCCGAACGCGTCGGCATGACCCAGTCTGCGGCCAGCCAGGCGATGGCGGCCATGGAGGCCAACCTGGGTGCGCAACTGTTTGTGCGCGAGGCCCGCCAGACTGTGCCCACCGCCCTGGGCCTGCAAGTGATCGAGCAGGCGCGGGTGATGCTCGGGGCCTTGCAGGCGATTCGCACCACAGTGGACGAAGCGCGGCCCATGCTGCGTGGGACGATTCGCATCGCGAGTTTCCCCATGGTGCTGGCGGTGTTCCTGCCGCCGCTGTTGCGGCGGTTCAACCAGCTTTACCCGGGCATCGAGGTCACGGCCCTGGAAGTCACCGACGATGAAGTGAACACCTTGCTCGACGCGAACCTGATCGACCTGGGCGTGGTGCTCAACCCGCCGTCGGAGCGCAATGCCGCAGTGCTGGGGCGCGATAACTGGGTGGCTGTGTTGCCGATGGCGCACGTGTTATCCCGGCGTCCGGCGCAGGCAACGGTCACGCTGGAGGAACTGGTGGAGCAACCGTTCGTGCTCGCCACCGGCGGCTGCACTGTCAACGCTCGCAGCCTGGCGCAGGAGGCCGGGCTGGTGTTGCGCGAGGTGCGGGTGGAAGTGCGGGAGTGGAACAGTGCTTTCAGCCTGGTGCGCGAAGGCGTGGGTGTGACGCTGGTGCCCGAGATGACCCTTCCGGCCCAGCGCCACGGCTTGCGCATCATGCCGCTGGCGGAGCCGGTGCACCGCGAGTTTGCGTTGGTGACTTCACGCCACCAATCGCCCTCCGCAGCGGTAAATGCTTTGTTGCAAATGCTGGCTGACTAG
- a CDS encoding ornithine cyclodeaminase family protein codes for MQPIYIDFLNGLDIDELALTNDEILNAIESSLAIQGRREAVIEPRMHLIPGGDINGHFNVLRGVLGGAIGYAGVKVVGDFVDNYRKGLSSELAILNLLDPATGIPKAILDASAITDMRTGAVTAIGAKYLARPDSKILAHIGARGTAYWNVRLLDHLFDFDEIRVHSRRSESREAFAERLRRDLGKPVIVTDDWESTVRGADIVVEASRLDQPQPLLHTEWIKPGAFVAPYGTMSAVELSLTDIMHKLVVDDWGQCKGGMFGALRAHVDAGKLSAETLHAELGQIVAGLKTGRESPEETILFWHRGLSLSDIALGHALLEKSRRLGIGQRLRWA; via the coding sequence ATGCAACCGATCTACATCGACTTTCTCAACGGCCTGGACATCGACGAACTGGCCCTGACCAACGACGAAATCCTCAACGCCATCGAATCCAGCCTCGCCATCCAGGGTCGCCGTGAGGCGGTGATCGAGCCGCGCATGCACCTGATTCCCGGCGGCGACATCAACGGCCACTTCAACGTGCTGCGCGGCGTATTGGGCGGCGCGATCGGTTACGCCGGGGTCAAGGTGGTGGGGGACTTTGTCGATAACTACCGCAAGGGCCTGTCCTCGGAACTGGCGATTCTCAACCTGCTGGACCCGGCCACCGGCATCCCCAAAGCCATCCTCGACGCCTCGGCGATCACCGACATGCGCACCGGCGCCGTCACCGCCATCGGCGCCAAATACCTGGCCCGGCCTGACAGTAAAATCCTCGCGCACATCGGCGCCCGTGGCACCGCCTATTGGAACGTGCGCTTGCTGGATCACCTGTTCGACTTCGACGAGATCCGCGTGCATTCACGCCGCAGCGAAAGCCGCGAAGCCTTCGCCGAACGCCTGCGCCGCGACCTCGGCAAGCCGGTGATTGTCACCGACGATTGGGAGTCCACGGTGCGCGGCGCCGACATCGTGGTCGAGGCGTCACGCCTGGATCAGCCCCAACCCTTGCTGCATACCGAGTGGATCAAACCCGGTGCGTTCGTTGCGCCCTACGGCACCATGAGCGCGGTGGAACTGTCGTTGACCGACATCATGCACAAGCTGGTGGTGGACGATTGGGGCCAGTGCAAAGGCGGCATGTTTGGCGCATTGCGCGCCCATGTCGACGCCGGAAAACTCAGCGCCGAGACCTTGCATGCCGAGTTGGGGCAGATCGTGGCCGGCTTGAAAACCGGTCGGGAATCACCTGAGGAAACCATCTTGTTCTGGCACCGTGGGTTGAGCCTCAGCGATATCGCCTTGGGCCATGCGCTGCTGGAAAAATCCAGACGCCTCGGGATCGGCCAGCGGCTGCGCTGGGCATGA
- a CDS encoding HAL/PAL/TAL family ammonia-lyase: MIHFDPDGLAIEDLLSIARQDAPADFSSAGRQRIDEGHQLLQRLVAEGTPIYGVTTGLGAAVDTPVAPVQASIPLGRAVGVGRLANRQELRAITAARLAGLAQGRSGISPGAAQALLDLLNSGVEPEVPLLGSLGESDLAPLAHLSLALNVPLTGKDGLALVSANSASIGLGALLVAEAEGALQALLAALALSCEGYRANLSPFQPWASRLRPAPGQSEQSAALLQWVDGGELADNPRRLQDPLSFRCATVVQGAAHQAVQQLRELVELELASGADNPALISEEALVLATANFDSTHLALAAEGLGLALSRVAACSAERIAKLLSPASSELPRFLINQPGQVGMAALQRTSSALVAEIGHLANPIPAVSVPVADRVEDYAGQALAVIEKTRQMVQRVVWLGSIELIVAAQAVDLRGTVQLGQGTRRIHQAVRRQVAHLDQDRSGSVDVLALSAFIENDGLKPIL; this comes from the coding sequence ATGATTCACTTCGATCCCGATGGCCTGGCAATTGAGGATTTGCTGTCGATTGCCCGGCAAGACGCACCGGCTGATTTCAGTAGTGCCGGCCGCCAGCGTATCGACGAAGGGCATCAACTGTTGCAGCGCCTGGTGGCTGAAGGTACGCCGATTTACGGCGTGACCACCGGCCTCGGTGCAGCGGTGGATACGCCCGTGGCGCCGGTGCAGGCCAGCATTCCACTGGGGCGTGCGGTGGGCGTGGGGCGCCTGGCCAATCGGCAGGAACTACGGGCGATTACCGCTGCTCGCCTGGCCGGGTTGGCCCAGGGGCGCTCGGGTATTTCGCCGGGGGCGGCGCAGGCGCTGCTGGACTTGCTCAATAGCGGCGTCGAGCCCGAGGTGCCGTTGCTCGGGTCGTTGGGCGAGAGCGACCTGGCGCCGTTGGCGCATTTGAGCCTGGCGCTGAATGTGCCGCTGACCGGTAAGGATGGCCTGGCGCTGGTGTCGGCCAACTCCGCGAGTATCGGCCTTGGCGCCTTGCTGGTGGCCGAGGCTGAGGGAGCCTTGCAGGCGCTGTTGGCGGCGCTGGCGTTGTCGTGTGAGGGTTATCGGGCCAACCTCAGTCCGTTCCAGCCATGGGCTTCGCGGTTGCGTCCGGCGCCGGGTCAGAGTGAGCAGTCAGCGGCGTTGCTGCAGTGGGTGGACGGCGGCGAATTGGCCGACAACCCACGCCGTCTGCAAGACCCGTTGAGCTTTCGCTGTGCCACGGTGGTTCAGGGCGCGGCGCATCAAGCAGTGCAGCAACTGCGTGAGCTGGTTGAGCTGGAACTGGCCAGCGGTGCGGACAATCCGGCGTTGATCAGCGAAGAGGCCTTGGTGCTGGCCACGGCGAATTTCGACAGCACGCACCTGGCGCTGGCGGCAGAAGGATTGGGCCTGGCATTGAGCCGTGTGGCAGCGTGCAGCGCCGAGCGGATAGCCAAACTGTTGTCGCCGGCGTCCAGTGAGCTGCCGCGCTTTCTGATCAATCAGCCGGGGCAGGTGGGCATGGCCGCGTTGCAGCGCACCAGTTCGGCGTTGGTGGCGGAGATCGGGCATTTGGCCAATCCAATCCCGGCGGTAAGCGTGCCGGTGGCAGATCGCGTGGAAGATTACGCGGGCCAGGCGCTGGCAGTGATTGAGAAAACCCGGCAGATGGTGCAGCGGGTGGTGTGGCTGGGCAGTATTGAACTGATCGTGGCCGCGCAGGCGGTAGACCTGCGCGGCACGGTTCAACTCGGGCAGGGCACCCGGCGTATTCATCAGGCGGTACGCCGCCAGGTGGCGCACCTGGATCAGGATCGATCGGGGTCGGTGGATGTGTTGGCCTTAAGTGCATTCATCGAAAACGATGGCTTGAAACCCATTCTCTAA